In the Kitasatospora terrestris genome, one interval contains:
- a CDS encoding SMP-30/gluconolactonase/LRE family protein, which produces MFAEVADSARLALGEGPVWDAAAAQLRWIGIPDRCVLSHDPSTGHTVRTGLDTVPGTLAIGADGGAVLATERGFERLDLATGRTDLLAAVEPDRPDRRMNDGKCDPYGRLVAGTMQFDEPRLPGPLYRLGADGGVSAVLDGLAIPNGLAWPEPDRLWYIDTPTRRIDLYAYPEHGPVGPLIRSIDVSRIPGMPDGMTLDADGNLWVAFWDGWAVHCLSPAGRVLATVELPVPRPTSCTFGGPGLDTLWITTATSSRHPASGLLFRDAPGAKGLPAQLWSGSSGG; this is translated from the coding sequence GTGTTCGCCGAAGTCGCCGACTCCGCCCGACTCGCCCTCGGTGAGGGGCCCGTGTGGGACGCCGCCGCCGCGCAGCTGCGCTGGATCGGCATCCCCGACCGCTGCGTGCTCAGCCACGACCCCTCCACCGGACACACCGTCCGCACCGGACTCGACACCGTGCCGGGGACGTTGGCGATCGGCGCGGACGGCGGCGCGGTCCTCGCCACCGAGCGCGGCTTCGAGCGCCTCGACCTCGCCACCGGCCGCACCGACCTGCTCGCCGCCGTCGAACCCGACCGCCCGGACCGCCGGATGAACGACGGCAAGTGCGACCCGTACGGGCGCCTGGTCGCCGGCACCATGCAGTTCGACGAGCCGCGGCTGCCCGGCCCGCTCTACCGCCTCGGCGCGGACGGCGGCGTGTCGGCCGTCCTGGACGGCCTGGCCATCCCCAACGGCCTGGCCTGGCCCGAGCCGGACCGCCTCTGGTACATCGACACCCCGACCCGCCGGATCGACCTGTACGCCTACCCCGAGCACGGTCCGGTCGGGCCGCTGATCCGCTCGATCGACGTCTCCCGCATCCCGGGCATGCCCGACGGCATGACCCTCGACGCGGACGGCAACCTGTGGGTGGCCTTCTGGGACGGCTGGGCCGTCCACTGCCTCTCCCCCGCCGGCCGCGTCCTCGCCACCGTCGAGCTGCCCGTGCCCCGCCCGACCAGCTGCACCTTCGGCGGGCCCGGACTCGACACGCTGTGGATCACCACCGCCACCAGCTCCCGGCACCCCGCCTCCGGACTGCTCTTCCGCGACGCCCCGGGCGCCAAGGGCCTGCCCGCCCAGCTCTGGTCGGGCTCCTCCGGTGGCTGA
- a CDS encoding ABC transporter ATP-binding protein produces the protein MTAILDVRDLRVGFGATEAVSGVSFTLAPGDTLGLVGESGSGKSTTAFALLRMLPAGGAVTGGQVLLDGRDLAGLTERELTGVRGRRIAMVFQDPMSSLNPALTVGRHLDEALRAHGTAGRAQRAERALELLDLVGIPDAARRLGDHPHEFSGGQRQRVMIALALANDPEVLVADEPTTALDPTVQRQILDLLGEINRRTGTALVVISHDLAVIARTCRRVLVMRHGRVVEEGATEDVLERPEHPYTRELLAAVPRLETPSAAAGNSTPGDEPLLTVRQLGKTYGRGRRKHAALAGVDLELHPGETLGLVGESGSGKSTLARALVQAHRPTAGEILYRGRPLAAGDRREIQFVFQDPYASLNPRLTVGQSIAEPLIAHRLPDRAERVARLLRQVGLEPEMADRHPRAFSGGQRQRIAIARALAPEPRVLVCDEPVASLDVSVQARVIDLLARLQRELGLAVLFIAHDLAVVRQVSHRIAVMHRGRIVETGPADRVVTDPQHPYTAELLAAAPRLTATTRSTA, from the coding sequence ATGACCGCCATCCTCGACGTCCGCGACCTGCGGGTGGGCTTCGGCGCCACCGAGGCGGTCTCGGGGGTGAGCTTCACGCTCGCCCCCGGCGACACCCTCGGCCTGGTCGGCGAATCCGGCTCCGGGAAGTCCACCACCGCCTTCGCGCTGCTGCGGATGCTGCCCGCGGGCGGCGCCGTCACCGGCGGGCAGGTGCTGCTCGACGGCCGCGACCTGGCCGGGCTCACCGAACGGGAGCTCACCGGCGTCCGCGGCCGGCGGATCGCCATGGTCTTCCAGGACCCGATGTCCTCGCTCAACCCGGCCCTCACCGTCGGCCGCCACCTCGACGAGGCGCTGCGCGCCCACGGCACCGCGGGCCGGGCGCAGCGGGCCGAACGGGCCCTGGAACTGCTCGACCTGGTCGGCATCCCGGACGCCGCCCGGCGCCTGGGCGACCACCCGCACGAGTTCTCCGGAGGCCAGCGCCAGCGCGTCATGATCGCACTCGCCCTGGCCAACGACCCCGAGGTGCTGGTCGCCGACGAGCCGACCACCGCCCTCGACCCGACCGTCCAGCGGCAGATCCTCGACCTGCTGGGCGAGATCAACCGCCGCACCGGCACCGCGCTGGTCGTCATCAGCCACGACCTGGCGGTGATCGCCCGCACCTGCCGGCGGGTGCTGGTGATGCGCCACGGCCGGGTGGTGGAGGAGGGCGCCACCGAGGACGTCCTGGAGCGCCCCGAGCACCCGTACACCCGGGAGCTGCTGGCCGCCGTACCGCGCCTGGAGACCCCCTCGGCGGCCGCCGGGAACAGCACACCCGGCGACGAACCGCTGCTGACCGTACGGCAGTTGGGCAAGACGTACGGGCGCGGCCGGCGCAAGCACGCCGCACTGGCGGGCGTCGACCTGGAGCTGCACCCCGGGGAGACGCTCGGCCTGGTCGGCGAGTCGGGGTCGGGGAAGTCCACCCTGGCCCGCGCCCTGGTCCAGGCGCACCGACCCACCGCCGGCGAGATCCTCTACCGGGGCAGGCCGCTGGCCGCCGGTGACCGGCGGGAGATCCAGTTCGTCTTCCAGGACCCGTACGCCTCGCTCAACCCGCGCCTCACCGTCGGCCAGAGCATCGCCGAGCCGCTGATCGCCCACCGGCTGCCCGACCGGGCCGAACGCGTCGCCCGGCTGCTCCGGCAGGTCGGCCTGGAACCGGAGATGGCCGACCGCCACCCGCGCGCCTTCTCCGGCGGCCAGCGGCAGCGGATCGCCATCGCCCGGGCCCTCGCCCCGGAACCCCGCGTGCTGGTCTGCGACGAGCCGGTCGCCTCGCTCGACGTCTCCGTCCAGGCCCGGGTGATCGACCTGCTCGCCCGGCTGCAGCGCGAACTCGGCCTCGCCGTCCTGTTCATCGCGCACGACCTCGCCGTCGTCCGGCAGGTCAGCCACCGGATCGCCGTCATGCACCGCGGCCGGATCGTCGAGACCGGCCCCGCCGACCGGGTCGTCACCGACCCGCAGCACCCCTACACCGCCGAACTCCTCGCCGCGGCACCCCGCCTCACCGCCACCACCAGGAGCACCGCATGA
- a CDS encoding maleylpyruvate isomerase family mycothiol-dependent enzyme, whose translation MGTATTFDPATEHARTRAALAAVIDRLVRLLDAVPDRDAASGVPHWTVGDAGAHLAAVHLGFSAVAAGEPMDWDALVPAGDLPFQRRIADVNAVAIQLFDAEQRAGLGAHVADRGALFLRATAELSPGTPLRTPWYGPDQHLTVAAATGLLLSESLVHGLDIARGAGLPWTIAPEDASLVLGQAMPTMMPLALDPVRAAGVSVAFDLALRGGPRLAVVVDDGRATVTRDAPPRAYDCRITADPTAFLLVSFRRTPMWKAVATGRIRATGRRPWLAPGLSRLISAP comes from the coding sequence ATGGGCACCGCCACGACCTTCGACCCGGCCACCGAGCACGCGCGCACCCGCGCCGCGCTCGCCGCGGTGATCGACCGCCTCGTCCGACTCCTCGACGCGGTCCCCGACCGTGACGCGGCCTCAGGCGTCCCCCACTGGACGGTCGGCGACGCGGGCGCCCACCTCGCCGCCGTCCACCTGGGCTTCAGCGCCGTCGCAGCCGGCGAGCCGATGGACTGGGACGCCCTGGTCCCCGCCGGCGACCTCCCGTTCCAACGGCGCATCGCCGACGTCAACGCCGTCGCCATCCAGCTCTTCGACGCCGAGCAGCGGGCCGGGCTCGGCGCGCACGTCGCCGACCGCGGCGCCCTCTTCCTGCGCGCCACCGCCGAGCTCTCCCCCGGCACCCCGCTCCGTACCCCCTGGTACGGCCCCGACCAGCACCTCACCGTCGCCGCGGCGACCGGCCTGCTGCTCAGCGAATCGCTCGTCCACGGCCTGGACATCGCCCGCGGCGCCGGGCTGCCGTGGACGATCGCACCCGAGGACGCGAGCCTGGTCCTCGGTCAGGCCATGCCGACCATGATGCCGCTCGCCCTCGACCCGGTCCGGGCCGCCGGCGTCAGCGTCGCCTTCGACCTCGCCCTCAGGGGCGGACCACGCCTGGCGGTCGTCGTCGACGACGGCCGCGCCACCGTCACCCGCGACGCCCCGCCGCGCGCGTACGACTGCCGGATCACCGCCGACCCGACCGCCTTCCTCCTCGTCTCCTTCCGCCGCACCCCGATGTGGAAGGCCGTCGCCACCGGCCGCATCCGCGCCACCGGCCGCCGCCCCTGGCTCGCCCCCGGCCTCAGCCGCCTCATCTCCGCGCCCTGA
- a CDS encoding ABC transporter permease produces MRPLFTRRLPSALLVLLLASFAIFLILRLIPGDPATTLAGPDAGPEAVAAVRARLGLDRPLPAQYLGWLADLLTGDLGPSYAIGGSVTDLIGNGLGATVELTLGALLLVVALGVPLGLAGTGTRGGALLRLLTSLLLAVPPYVTGLVLVLVFAVGLRLLPAGGHQSVLDQPDIGLQYLLLPALCLALPSAAVLARYLRDSVDQALGEDWVRTATALGVPRGRILRRHVLPNALPPAVTVLGLLIGQLLGGAVLVEAIFAWPGLGQLAEQGVLRRDYPVVQALLLLLVAVYVAVQLLTDLVHAWLDPRIRWD; encoded by the coding sequence ATGAGACCACTCTTCACCCGCCGCCTGCCCTCCGCCCTGCTGGTCCTGCTGCTCGCCTCCTTCGCGATCTTCCTGATCCTGCGGCTGATCCCCGGAGACCCGGCCACCACCCTGGCCGGACCCGACGCCGGGCCCGAGGCGGTCGCCGCCGTCCGGGCCCGGCTCGGGCTCGACCGACCCCTGCCCGCCCAGTACCTCGGCTGGCTCGCCGACCTGCTCACCGGCGACCTCGGACCCAGCTACGCCATCGGCGGCTCCGTCACCGACCTGATCGGCAACGGCCTCGGCGCCACCGTCGAACTCACCCTCGGCGCCCTGCTGCTGGTCGTCGCCCTCGGCGTCCCGCTCGGCCTGGCCGGCACCGGCACCCGCGGCGGAGCGCTGCTGCGCCTGCTCACCTCCCTGCTGCTCGCCGTGCCGCCGTACGTCACCGGCCTGGTCCTGGTGCTGGTCTTCGCGGTCGGCCTGCGCCTGCTGCCCGCCGGCGGCCACCAGTCCGTCCTCGACCAGCCCGACATCGGCCTCCAGTACCTGCTGCTCCCCGCCCTCTGCCTCGCCCTGCCCAGCGCCGCCGTCCTCGCGCGCTACCTGCGCGACAGCGTCGACCAGGCACTCGGCGAGGACTGGGTCCGCACCGCCACCGCGCTCGGCGTCCCGCGCGGCCGCATCCTGCGCCGCCACGTGCTGCCCAACGCCCTGCCGCCCGCGGTCACCGTCCTCGGCCTGCTGATCGGCCAACTCCTCGGCGGCGCCGTCCTGGTGGAAGCCATCTTCGCCTGGCCCGGCCTCGGCCAACTCGCCGAACAGGGCGTCCTGCGCCGCGACTACCCCGTCGTCCAGGCCCTGCTCCTGCTGCTCGTCGCCGTCTACGTCGCGGTCCAGCTGCTCACCGACCTGGTGCACGCCTGGCTGGACCCCCGGATCAGGTGGGATTAG
- a CDS encoding class I SAM-dependent methyltransferase produces the protein MTESAAIRAYWDAAAEAFDEEPDHGLREEATRTAWAECLADWLPGGTEGAEGAREVLDVGCGTGSLSRLLAEAGHRVTGVDLAPRMVEQARAKFAAAGLPGRFLVGDAAAPPTGGAEFDAVLSRHLVWTLPDPLAALRAWVDRLRPGGTLVLVEGRWAQAAEPGPYVAGAERLPWNGGVGAADLADAVRPLVAGLRVEPLGDRPVLWGGPVTDERYALIARAR, from the coding sequence ATGACCGAATCTGCTGCCATCAGGGCCTACTGGGACGCTGCCGCCGAGGCGTTCGACGAGGAGCCGGACCACGGACTGCGGGAGGAGGCGACGCGTACGGCGTGGGCGGAGTGCCTGGCCGACTGGCTACCGGGCGGGACGGAAGGGGCGGAAGGGGCGCGCGAGGTGCTGGACGTGGGCTGCGGCACCGGTTCGCTCTCGCGCCTGCTGGCCGAGGCCGGCCACCGGGTCACCGGCGTCGACCTCGCGCCGAGGATGGTCGAGCAGGCCCGCGCCAAGTTCGCCGCCGCGGGTCTCCCGGGCCGCTTCCTGGTCGGGGACGCCGCGGCGCCGCCGACCGGCGGGGCGGAGTTCGACGCGGTCCTCTCCCGGCACCTGGTGTGGACGCTGCCCGACCCGCTCGCCGCGCTGCGCGCCTGGGTCGACCGGCTGCGCCCGGGCGGGACGCTGGTCCTGGTCGAGGGCCGCTGGGCGCAGGCCGCCGAGCCGGGCCCGTACGTCGCCGGGGCGGAGCGGCTGCCGTGGAACGGCGGGGTGGGCGCGGCCGACCTGGCGGACGCCGTCCGCCCGCTGGTGGCCGGGCTCCGGGTCGAACCGCTGGGTGACCGGCCGGTGCTGTGGGGCGGCCCGGTCACCGACGAGCGCTACGCGCTGATCGCGCGGGCGCGGTGA
- a CDS encoding ABC transporter substrate-binding protein yields the protein MAATTPSTPSSGLSRRTLLRAALAGGGLVTLAACRSAADTAADTAAASPRRGGTLSVATGVDLTPSLLFAQSANTLVQRLVYNTLTRYDDKLQPQPELATSWQLGADGKSITFKLREDVAFHDGRKFTADDVIFAVKNLQNPARSAQLRATAAAVTDFRKNGDHELTLVLAHPVSNLFDLFEFMIIADSATVEDALAGKQFIGTGPYLLTKRSPGASVTLVRNEKYWNPGRPYLDGVEIRVIPQAESLLSSLKTGQSHLSYGIQGKDVATLKGNSSFRITPYDTGSGAVYVGANVTAEHVGDKRVRQAIAWAVDRERLVQQALGGYGLVSAAPWPKSSPAYSDADAGRYRHDPDKARALLKEAGITGTITLPFAHSNTPESTAIAQIVQYDLKQVGIETVLQPTDSPTMQKQLIAQSMPALWTLSHGFAQLHPATLAVSAYPFNEAKNSSKFASPAYTEIVQQAWKRADSDSAEAKALYQKITDTLLDEEFVIDLAIAGLVEVAAAKVHGATLNKFNYLNLDDAYLAA from the coding sequence ATGGCTGCCACCACCCCGTCCACGCCGTCGTCCGGGCTCTCCCGCCGTACCCTGCTGCGCGCCGCGCTGGCGGGAGGCGGGCTGGTGACCCTCGCGGCGTGCCGATCCGCCGCCGACACGGCGGCGGACACGGCCGCGGCCTCGCCGCGGCGGGGCGGCACGCTCTCCGTGGCGACCGGCGTCGACCTGACCCCGAGCCTGCTCTTCGCGCAGAGCGCCAACACGCTGGTGCAGCGCCTCGTCTACAACACGCTGACCCGGTACGACGACAAGCTCCAGCCGCAGCCGGAGCTGGCCACCTCCTGGCAGCTCGGCGCGGACGGGAAGAGCATCACCTTCAAGCTGCGCGAGGACGTGGCCTTCCACGACGGCCGGAAGTTCACCGCCGACGACGTGATCTTCGCCGTCAAGAACCTCCAGAACCCCGCCCGGTCGGCCCAGTTGAGGGCGACCGCGGCCGCCGTCACCGACTTCCGCAAGAACGGCGACCACGAGCTGACCCTGGTCCTCGCCCACCCGGTCAGCAACCTCTTCGACCTCTTCGAGTTCATGATCATCGCCGATTCGGCGACCGTCGAGGACGCCCTCGCGGGCAAGCAGTTCATCGGCACGGGCCCGTACCTGCTGACCAAGCGCAGCCCCGGCGCCTCGGTCACCCTGGTCCGCAACGAGAAGTACTGGAACCCCGGCCGCCCCTACCTGGACGGCGTGGAGATCCGGGTGATCCCGCAGGCCGAATCGCTGCTCTCCTCGCTGAAGACCGGTCAGAGCCACCTCTCCTACGGCATCCAGGGCAAGGACGTCGCCACCCTCAAGGGCAACTCCTCGTTCCGGATCACCCCGTACGACACCGGCTCCGGCGCGGTCTACGTCGGCGCCAACGTCACCGCCGAGCACGTCGGCGACAAGCGCGTCCGACAGGCCATCGCCTGGGCCGTCGACCGCGAGCGGCTGGTGCAGCAGGCCCTCGGCGGCTACGGCCTGGTCTCCGCCGCGCCCTGGCCCAAGTCCTCGCCCGCGTACAGCGACGCCGACGCCGGCCGGTACCGGCACGACCCCGACAAGGCGCGGGCCCTGCTCAAGGAGGCGGGCATCACCGGCACCATCACGCTGCCGTTCGCGCACTCCAACACCCCCGAGTCCACCGCCATCGCCCAGATCGTCCAGTACGACCTCAAGCAGGTCGGCATCGAGACCGTGCTGCAGCCCACCGACTCCCCGACCATGCAGAAGCAGCTGATCGCCCAGTCCATGCCCGCGCTGTGGACCCTCAGCCACGGCTTCGCCCAGCTGCACCCGGCCACCCTCGCGGTCAGCGCGTACCCGTTCAACGAGGCCAAGAACAGCTCCAAGTTCGCCTCCCCGGCGTACACCGAGATCGTCCAGCAGGCCTGGAAGCGCGCCGACAGCGACAGCGCCGAGGCCAAGGCGCTCTACCAGAAGATCACCGACACCCTGCTCGACGAGGAATTCGTGATCGACCTGGCGATCGCCGGACTCGTCGAGGTCGCCGCCGCCAAGGTGCACGGCGCCACCCTCAACAAGTTCAACTACCTCAACCTCGACGACGCCTACCTGGCGGCCTGA
- a CDS encoding TauD/TfdA family dioxygenase, whose amino-acid sequence MTTAVDLRLTPAAGRIGAIVHDVRLGGDLSAETVAAIEGALYRHKVLFFRGQQHLDDAGQEAFARLLGQPVGHPTVPSADGRYIFELDATKGVRANNWHTDVTFVPSYPKASILRALELPEAGGSTVWANTAAAYQDLPEPLKALADGLRAVHTNDYDYAASLALTPELAENREVAELFRKVFVSTAFKTEHPVVRVHPVTGERNLLLGAFAQRIQGVSGADSRALIGIFQRYVERLENTVRWDWQVGDVAIWDNRATQHYAVNDYGDQPRLVRRITLDGDLPVGVDGTPSRLLEPTEPPAVPGLVPAEQLEPANS is encoded by the coding sequence ATGACCACCGCTGTCGACCTCCGCCTCACCCCCGCCGCCGGCCGGATCGGAGCGATCGTCCACGACGTCCGCCTCGGCGGAGACCTGTCCGCCGAGACCGTGGCCGCGATCGAGGGCGCCCTGTACCGGCACAAGGTGCTGTTCTTCCGCGGCCAGCAGCACCTGGACGACGCCGGGCAGGAGGCGTTCGCCCGCCTGCTCGGCCAGCCGGTCGGCCATCCGACGGTACCGAGCGCGGACGGCCGCTACATCTTCGAACTGGACGCCACCAAGGGCGTCCGGGCCAACAACTGGCACACCGACGTGACCTTCGTGCCGTCCTACCCGAAGGCGTCCATCCTGCGGGCGCTGGAGCTGCCCGAGGCGGGCGGCTCCACGGTGTGGGCCAACACCGCGGCCGCCTACCAGGACCTGCCCGAGCCGCTGAAGGCGCTGGCGGACGGCCTGCGGGCGGTGCACACCAACGACTACGACTACGCGGCGAGCCTGGCGCTCACCCCGGAGCTGGCGGAGAACCGGGAGGTCGCCGAGCTGTTCCGGAAGGTGTTCGTGTCGACCGCCTTCAAGACCGAGCACCCGGTGGTGCGGGTCCACCCGGTGACCGGCGAGCGCAACCTGCTGCTGGGCGCGTTCGCCCAGCGCATCCAGGGCGTCTCGGGCGCCGACAGCCGCGCCCTGATCGGCATCTTCCAGCGGTACGTCGAGCGCCTGGAGAACACCGTCCGCTGGGACTGGCAGGTCGGCGACGTGGCGATCTGGGACAACCGCGCCACGCAGCACTACGCGGTCAACGACTACGGCGACCAGCCGCGCCTGGTGCGCCGGATCACCCTGGACGGCGACCTGCCGGTCGGCGTCGACGGCACCCCGAGCCGCCTGCTGGAGCCCACCGAGCCGCCGGCCGTCCCGGGCCTGGTCCCGGCCGAGCAGCTGGAGCCCGCCAACTCCTAG
- a CDS encoding SDR family oxidoreductase, with translation MTRPQDLVDRVAVVTGAAHGIGAAVTAELAARGARIVAVDVSGYVSRLAEPGLLTPLRADVTDPGTPALVLAAAADLGGPASILVQAAYEGTPAPLGQPDESWHRTFDLVLSAARRLGTAFVAARDPSGPATIVHLASPHAHGAVPGFAAYAAAKAGLLALTRAAAVEWGPLGVRCNAVAPGFVPVERNRDVWSDPELGDALRSASPLGRFATVGEVARAVAFLASEESSFVNGACLAVDGGMAAMLPEALLR, from the coding sequence TTGACCCGCCCGCAAGACCTCGTCGACCGCGTCGCCGTGGTCACCGGCGCCGCCCACGGCATCGGTGCCGCCGTCACCGCCGAACTGGCCGCCCGCGGCGCCCGGATCGTCGCCGTCGACGTCTCCGGGTACGTCTCGCGGCTGGCCGAGCCCGGCCTGCTGACCCCCCTCCGGGCGGACGTCACCGACCCGGGCACGCCCGCCCTCGTGCTGGCCGCCGCCGCGGACCTCGGCGGCCCGGCCTCGATCCTGGTGCAGGCCGCCTACGAGGGCACGCCCGCGCCGCTCGGGCAGCCCGACGAGTCCTGGCACCGCACCTTCGACCTGGTGCTCTCCGCCGCCCGCCGCCTGGGCACCGCCTTCGTCGCCGCCCGCGACCCGTCCGGCCCGGCGACCATCGTCCACCTCGCCTCCCCGCACGCGCACGGCGCCGTGCCCGGCTTCGCCGCGTACGCGGCCGCCAAGGCCGGGCTGCTCGCGCTGACCCGGGCCGCCGCCGTCGAGTGGGGGCCGCTCGGGGTGCGCTGCAACGCGGTGGCGCCCGGTTTCGTCCCGGTGGAGCGCAACCGCGACGTGTGGAGCGATCCGGAGCTCGGCGACGCGCTGCGCAGTGCCTCGCCGCTGGGCCGGTTCGCCACCGTCGGCGAGGTCGCCCGCGCGGTGGCCTTCCTGGCCTCCGAGGAGTCCTCCTTCGTCAACGGCGCCTGCCTGGCCGTGGACGGCGGGATGGCGGCGATGCTCCCGGAGGCCCTGCTCCGCTGA
- a CDS encoding class I SAM-dependent methyltransferase codes for MADEEFRHPRLAAVHDLLEPDRGDLLPYRDLALGLGAERVLDIGCGTGCFALLLADHGLDVVGVDPAEASVEVAERRPGADRVRWIRGDVTALPPLRVDLVTMTANVAQAIAAPEAWRRTLRGAHDALRPGGHLVFETRDPAARAWETWNRAATHRVVDLPDVGAVEYWVDLLAVDGPLVTFRWTYLFAANGQRLTSESTLRFRERPEVQADLTAQGFRLLDVRDAPDRPGRELVFLARQA; via the coding sequence GTGGCTGACGAGGAGTTCCGCCACCCCCGGCTCGCGGCCGTCCACGACCTGCTCGAACCGGACCGCGGCGACCTGCTCCCCTACCGGGACCTCGCCCTCGGCCTCGGAGCGGAGCGCGTCCTGGACATCGGCTGCGGCACGGGCTGCTTCGCACTGCTGCTGGCCGACCACGGCCTGGACGTGGTCGGCGTCGACCCGGCGGAGGCCTCCGTCGAGGTGGCGGAGCGCAGACCGGGCGCCGACCGGGTCCGCTGGATCCGCGGCGACGTGACGGCCCTGCCGCCGCTGCGGGTCGACCTGGTCACCATGACCGCCAACGTCGCCCAGGCGATCGCCGCGCCCGAGGCGTGGCGGCGGACCCTCCGGGGTGCCCACGACGCCCTGCGCCCCGGTGGGCACCTGGTGTTCGAGACCCGCGACCCGGCCGCCCGCGCCTGGGAGACCTGGAACCGGGCGGCCACCCACCGGGTGGTCGACCTCCCGGACGTCGGCGCGGTCGAGTACTGGGTCGACCTGCTGGCCGTCGACGGGCCGCTGGTGACCTTCCGCTGGACCTACCTCTTCGCCGCCAACGGGCAGCGGCTCACCTCCGAGTCGACCCTGCGGTTCCGCGAACGCCCGGAGGTCCAGGCGGACCTGACGGCGCAGGGGTTCCGGCTCCTCGACGTCCGGGATGCCCCCGACCGGCCCGGTCGGGAGCTCGTCTTCCTCGCCCGCCAAGCCTGA
- a CDS encoding ABC transporter permease, with translation MTTTALPVRPVRTRNRYLAGLLTPRGLTGLALVGAVLLAWLLTPLLTGTDPTAQGPDALAAPSAAHPLGTDDLGRDLLSRVLHGIGTSLSITLTAVPLGAALGVALALLAATSRWADLAVQRWFDLVLAFPGLILAIAVTAALGPGRWPVIVVITLAEIPGFGRQLRAGIAAQRERDYALAARIGGASRTRVLLRHVLPNAVDPLVVQAAVSLSLAVFIEGAMSFLGVGIRPPEPSLGGILSQSMAYLATHPAFAAAPLLVVTALVLGFTLIAEALNRGIRR, from the coding sequence ATGACCACAACCGCCCTCCCCGTACGCCCGGTCCGGACGCGCAACCGCTACCTCGCCGGACTGCTCACCCCGCGCGGACTCACCGGCCTCGCCCTGGTCGGCGCCGTCCTGCTCGCCTGGCTGCTCACCCCGCTGCTCACCGGCACCGACCCGACCGCGCAGGGCCCCGACGCCCTCGCCGCGCCCAGCGCCGCGCACCCGCTCGGCACCGACGACCTCGGGCGCGACCTGCTCAGCCGCGTCCTGCACGGCATCGGCACCTCGCTCTCCATCACCCTGACCGCCGTCCCGCTCGGCGCCGCCCTCGGCGTCGCGCTGGCCCTGCTCGCCGCCACCTCCCGCTGGGCCGACCTCGCCGTGCAGCGCTGGTTCGACCTGGTGCTCGCCTTCCCCGGGCTGATCCTCGCCATCGCGGTCACCGCCGCCCTCGGCCCCGGCCGCTGGCCGGTGATCGTGGTCATCACGCTCGCCGAGATCCCCGGCTTCGGACGGCAGCTGCGGGCCGGGATCGCCGCCCAGCGGGAACGCGACTACGCCCTCGCCGCCCGGATCGGCGGCGCGAGCCGCACCCGCGTCCTGCTGCGGCACGTGCTGCCGAACGCCGTCGACCCGCTGGTCGTCCAGGCCGCCGTCTCGCTCTCCCTCGCCGTCTTCATCGAGGGCGCCATGAGCTTCCTCGGCGTCGGCATCCGCCCGCCCGAGCCCTCGCTCGGCGGCATCCTCAGCCAGTCCATGGCCTACCTGGCCACCCACCCCGCCTTCGCCGCCGCCCCGCTGCTCGTGGTGACCGCGCTGGTGCTCGGCTTCACCCTGATCGCCGAGGCCCTGAACAGGGGGATCCGCCGATGA